In one Lycium barbarum isolate Lr01 chromosome 7, ASM1917538v2, whole genome shotgun sequence genomic region, the following are encoded:
- the LOC132604434 gene encoding cycloeucalenol cycloisomerase, which translates to MGGNKVTTSSTSSLWLAQNPSKRWGEVFFLLYTPFWLTLCLGVVVPYKLYENFTEWEYLLLGLVSALPALIVPMIFVGKADKSIAWKNRYWVKANLWIAIFTYVGNYFWTHYFFTVLGASYTFPSWRMNNVPHTTFLLAHVCFLFYHVSANMTLRRLQHAVADLPENIQWAFKAGWILAYAYFIAYLETLAISNFPYYDFVDRAVMYKVGSLFYAIYFIVSYPMFFRVDEKPGDSWDLPRVSIDALGASMLVTILLDLWRLFLGPIVAMPETKQCLQSGLPWFAMTP; encoded by the exons ATGGGAG GTAATAAAGTGACTACTAGTTCAACATCCAGTTTATGGTTAGCTCAAAATCCTAGCAAGAGATGGGGTGAAGTGTTCTTTCTGCTTTACACTCCCTTTTGGCTCACCTTGTGCCTTGGTGTTGTCGTCCCGTATAAGCTCTATGAG AATTTTACAGAATGGGAATACCTCTTGTTGGGGCTTGTTTCTGCACTTCCTGCATTAATTGTACCCATGATATTTGTTGGAAAG GCTGACAAGAGCATTGCTTGGAAGAATCGTTATTGGGTAAAG GCTAATCTCTGGATAGCAATTTTCACTTACGTTGGGAATTACTTTTGGACCCACTATTTCTTCACAGTTTTAGGGGCTtcttatacatttccatcttggAGGATGAATAAT GTACCACATACAACTTTCCTTCTAGCACATGTTTGCTTCCTGTTTTACCATGTCTCAGCAAATATGACCCTTCGTAGACTGCAGCATGCAGTTGCTGATTTGCCCGAGAATATTCAATGGGCTTTCAAGGCTGGATGGATTCTGGCATATGCTTATTTTATAGCTTATCTGGAAACATTAGCTATTTCCAAT TTTCCGTACTATGATTTCGTGGACCGTGCAGTCATGTATAAAGTTGGCTCATTGTTTTATGCGATCTACTTCATTGTAAGCTATCCAATGTTTTTCAG GGTCGATGAGAAACCTGGAGATTCGTGGGACTTGCCAAGAGTGTCCATTGATGCTTTGGGTGCTTCAATGCTTGTTACCATTTTACTAGACTTATGGCGGCTTTTTCTCGGTCCCATTGTTGCAATGCCAGAAACGAAACAGTGCCTTCAATCAGGACTCCCGTGGTTTGCCATGACACCTTGA
- the LOC132602666 gene encoding rho GDP-dissociation inhibitor 1-like: MKMSAVVEPISPNKALIMDTLMNEDDQQEKMKMQDDESLREEQLLGSDHSSSDGEKELEPEVQQPKLYIICPGRSDLELSEPFISTPKDCLFTLKEASRYKLKFSFTVSNNVVSGLKYINTTWKSGVRVDKSQVMLGTFSPRKEPYVYELEEDVTPSGVFARGLYTARTQVIDEKERCYVDIKYYFDIQKQWRESS, encoded by the exons aTGAAAATGTCAGCTGTCGTTGAACCAATCTCACCAAACAAGGCCTTGATCATGGATACATTGATGAATGAAGATGATCAACAAGAGAAGATGAAAATGCAG GATGATGAAAGTTTGAGGGAGGAGCAACTTCTTGGGAGTGATCATAGCTCTTCAGATGGAG AGAAGGAATTAGAACCAGAGGTACAACAACCGAAATTATACATTATTTGCCCTGGCCGATCAGATTTGGAGCTATCAGAGCCGTTCATTTCCACCCCTAAAGATTGCCTTTTCACTCTCAAGGAAGCAAGTCGTTACAAGCTCAAATTTTCTTTTACAGTCTCCAACAACGTTGTCTCTGGTCTCAAATACATCAACACTACTTGGAAATCTGGTGTAAGAG TTGATAAGTCTCAAGTGATGCTGGGAACTTTTAGTCCCCGGAAAGAGCCATATGTATATGAATTAGAGGAAGATGTCACACCTTCTGGTGTCTTTGCAAGGGGCTTATATACTGCAAGAACACAG GTTATAGATGAAAAAGAAAGATGCTATGTGGATATCAAGTACTACTTTGACATTCAAAAGCAATGGCGTGAAAGCTCCTAA
- the LOC132604435 gene encoding glycine-rich RNA-binding protein-like: MNNQMDEASEYGCFVGGLASATGETSLAESFSTYGEVADAQIIRDRNTGGSKGFGYVAYKDEISMENAVEGMNGREIAGSKITVYPAYGGAGGGAPEDDAAHGSAGRGALADVAAVGGTGGGVLEGVAVHGGAGGVGGGDGLFAGARRGFSVGIQRTDEGDDDVVGLGAVLQYRGIKVHAVYLA, encoded by the coding sequence atgaataatCAAATGGATGAGGCGTCGGAATACGGTTGCTTTGTCGGTGGGCTGGCCTCGGCTACAGGTGAAACTAGCTTAGCTGAGTCTTTCTCTACCTACGGCGAAGTAGCCGATGCACAGATCATCAGAGACAGAAACACCGGTGGATCTAAGGGGTTTGGTTACGTCGCATATAAGGACGAAATCTCAATGGAGAACGCGGTTGAAGGAATGAACGGCCGTGAAATTGCGGGCAGCAAAATCACCGTCTACCCTGCTTATGGCGGCGCCGGTGGTGGTGCGCCTGAGGATGATGCTGCTCATGGCAGTGCCGGTAGAGGGGCGCTTGCGGATGTTGCTGCAGTTGGCGGTACTGGTGGAGGGGTGCTTGAGGGTGTTGCTGTTCATGGCGGCGCCGGTGGAGTTGGAGGAGGCGATGGCTTGTTTGCTGGAGCTCGCCGTGGCTTCTCTGTTGGTATTCAGAGGACTGATGAAGgcgatgatgatgttgttgggcTTGGTGCTGTGTTGCAGTACCGCGGCATTAAAGTCCATGCTGTGTATTTGGCTTAG